The sequence below is a genomic window from Mycobacterium spongiae.
ACCAGGTGGATGTCGTCGTCGGTCAGCAGCGGGCCGACCAACCACGGCACAAACATCGGATGCGGGTCGATCAAGTCGGAATCGACAAACACCACGATGTCACCACTGGTGGCCGCCAACGAGCGCCACAGCGCCTCGCCCTTGCCCGGTCTTACGGGGACCTCGGGGAGCGCCTGCTCACGGCTCACAACGCGGGCGCCGGCGGCAATGGCCCGTATCTCGGTGTCGTCGGTGGACCCGGAGTCCAACACGATCAGTTCGTCGACCAGGCCCCCACGGTCGCGGACCAGCGGTGTGATGCTGCCAATCACCGATTCGACGGTTTCTTCTTCGTTGAGGGCCGGCAGCACCACCGAGACCGTCCGGCCAGCCTTGGCCGCCACCAATTCGTCGATCGTCCAGCCGGGCCGATTCCGGCTGCGGTCGGAAAACCAGGTGTCGCCTGGCAACGCCGCGAGCACCCCGTCGGCGGCAAGATCCCCGGTAACTAGCTCCGATGCAGTCATGCAAGTCCTCGCACTGTGCGCGTCGGCGGACGCGTCCCCTGGATCGATGCCACCATCTCCAGCACCCGCCGGCTGGCTGCGACCTGGTGTACCCGGAACATGCGCACCCCAGCGGCGGCCGCCAGCGCGGTGGCCGCCAGCGTTCCCTCAAGCCGTTCGGTCAGATCCACGCCCAGAGTCTCTCCGACAAAGTCCTTATTGCTCAACGCCATGAGCACCGGCCACCCGGTCCTCACCAGATCGGCTACGTGCCGCAACAACGCCAACCCATGGAAGGTGTTTTTGCCGAAATCGTGCGCCGGGTCGATCAGCACCCGGTCACGGGCTACTCCGGCCGCAACCGCCCGCTCGGCGGCACCGGTGACCTGCTGAATCACGTCGTCCACCACGCCGCGGGTAGTCGTACCGTAGCTCACTCGGTAGGGACGTGTCCTCGGTAGCGCCCCCCCGGTATGCGAACACACCAAGCCCGCGCCGAACTCGGCGGCGATGTGCGGCAAGTCGGGGTCGATTCCGCCCCAGCTGTCGTTGATCAGGTCGGCACCGGTCGCGCAGGCCACCTTGGCCACCTCGGAGCGCCAGGTGTCGACGCTGATCAGCTGGTCCGGGTAGGCACCGCGGACCCATTCGATGAACGGCACCACCCGGGCGATCTCGGCAGCGGTATCAACCCGGTCACCTGGGCCCGCTTTGACGCCACCGACATCGATGACGTCCGCCCCTTCCGCGACCGCCCGATCTACTGCGGCCTGGGCCGCCTGGTCGCTGAACGTAGCGCCCTTGTCGTAAAACGAATCCGGGGTGCGATTGACGATCGCCATGATCAGCGGGCGATCATCGGCGACCCGGCGGCCGCACAGCGTTGACTGCACGCATCCATAGTGCCTGTTGACATTGATCGAGACCGCGCCCAGGGCGCCGGCCCCTAGCCCTGGGGGCGCTTACCCGACGCGACATCCTCAGCGTATTCGGCGTACCACGGCACATAACCCTCGTCTCGACCCGCCAGCACATACACCGGGTCCACCACGTCAGCACCGTATGCCTGATTGCGCAGCTCCACCTTGCGACTCTTGAATGTCGACGTGTGGGCCAGCGAATCCACCACCCGGACGAACAGCGGCAAGGCGTAGCTGGGTAGTTCGCCGTAGACGGCTCGAGCCAATGACCGCCCATCGAATTCAGCGCCGTCGCGCAGCTTGACCGCTGCCATCCCGGCGCGCCCGCCGGTTCGCGGCACCTCGACACCGTAGACGGTGCACTCCTCCACAGCGTCATCGGCTGACAACGCAGCCTCCACTTGCGTAGTGGCAACGTTCTCGCCTTTCCAGCGGAACGTGTCGCCCAAGCGGTCAACGAATGCCGCATGCCCTTTGCCCTGCGGGCTCATCACGTCACCGCTGTTGAACCAACAGTCGCCATCACGGAAAGCGTTGCGCACCAACTTCTTTTCGCTGGCCGATGAATCGGTGTAACCATCAAACGGCTGCAGCCTGTTCACCGGGCTCAGCAAGAGGCCGGGCTCGCCGGCCGGCACCCGGCGCACCCGTCCACTCTCGTCACGGAGCGGGGCGCCCGTGTCCGGGTCGTATTCGACGTAGGCCAGCGGCATCGGTGAGATGCCGGTAGTGCGAGGCACGTTGAAAATATTGATGAACGCGGAGTTGCCCTCACTGGAGGCGTAGAACTCGCACACCCTGGCGATACCGAACCGGGTGGTGAACTCTGTCCAGATCTCCGGCCGCAACCCGTTGCCAGCGATCACGCGTACCTGGTGGGCACGATCAGTCGGCTTGGGATCCTGGTTGAGGAGGTACCGGCAGAGCTCGCCTATATAGATGAATGCGGTTGCCCGGCTTGCGATCACCTCATCCCAGAACCGCGACGCGGAAAACGACTTACCCAACGCGAGCGTCGCGCCCGAGTTGATCACCGACGACAGGGCGACGGTCAGCGCATTGTTGTGGTACAGCGGCAGGCAGCTGTACAGCGTGTCGGTACCTTTCAGCCGCAGCCCCAGCCCGCCGAACACGGCAAGCGCCCGCAGCCATCGATGATGGGTCATCACGCTGGCTTTCGGGAATCCCGTCGTGCCGGACGTGAAGATGTAGAAAGCCGTGCTTCCTGCCCGCACCGCCGATGCCGACGCCGGATTCACGGTCGGTGCCGTCGCCGCGTTTTGTTCTAGATCTTCGATGGTCAGCGTGTCCGCGCCCGAGCCCCCGCATTCGCTGACGGCGCTGACGAGATCGGACTCCGCGATCAACACCTTGGCATCCAGCAAGCCCAGGCTGTGCGCGAGCACCTCGCCGCGCTGGTGGTAGTTGAGCATGCCGGCGACAGCGCCACACTTGACCGTGGCCAGCATCGTCAGTATCGCGTTGGGCGAGTTTCGCAACATGATCCCGACGACGTCGCCGGGACCGACACCGCGGGCGGCCAGCACCGCGGCGTACTGATTTGCGGTGGCGTTGGCTTCGCGGTAGGTCAACCGCTGGTCACCGAACCTGACGAAGACCCGGTCACCGTAGCGCGCAGCACGGTCTCCGAACACGGTGCCTATGGACGCCTTGGAGTTCGGCCGGGCCAGCATGCCGGTCTTCGCACCCCGCACGATCGCGGGCATGTCAGCCAACAATCCCGGCAAACCAGCCACGATATCGGTCAGCTTGACCGTTGCGCGAGCGCCACCGCCGTGATCGGACACGCGATCCCTCGATTCCGTTGACGTCAAGTTCGGCGGCCAGCCTAGTGCGGCCTCATGGCAATTACATTGTTGCCTACATGGAGGTTGCCTATATGGAGGTTGCCTATATGGAGGTCGCCCACATGGATCTTGCCTATGGAGCTCCGGCTGGCGTACACGCCCGAAGCGCATCACCGACGTTGTCGACGATGACCAGCCGCTCTAGGGCCGCATGGGAGACGTAGCCGGTATCGAGCAATCCCAGCAGCCATGTTCGCAGTCCGTCGAAATGCCCCCAGGGATCCAACACGACGATGGGTTTGTCGTGCACGCCCAGGTAACCCTCGGTCCACACGTCCAAGAGCTCGTCCAGGGTGCCGATACCACCAGGCAGCGCGATGAACGCGTCGGAGCGATCCTCCATGATCCGTTTGCGCTCCCACATCGTGTCGGTGACGATCAGCTCATCGGCATCGTGGTCGGCCAGCTCGCGGTACACCAGCATCTTGGGAATCACGCCGATGGTCCAGCCGCCCCGAGCCCGCGCAGCCGAAGCAACAGCACCCATTGCCGACACGTGGCCACCGCCCCACACCAGGTTCCAACCGTGCGCGGCGATCGCCGTGCCGACTTCGGCGGCAAGCTCCAGCAGCTCCGGATGGGTCGGCGCGGCCGCGCAGTACACCGCTACGGTCCTGTTGCGGGCTGAATCCCCTTCGGCGGGCATACACCTGAACGTAGACCAAATACCTTCGAATTCGCGGACATATTTCTCCCGTGACCCCGGCGCACGCACCGCACGCAATAAGGTCCGGCGATAAAATCCGGCCGTGCCGATTAGATGGAACGTCCCACAGCACGCGGCGGCCCTGGAGCAATTGGACGTTTCCCTTGTTTCCCCCGCGCCCACCGAGCGGGCCGAATCACAAGGTTGGCTACCGCACGCTGGGGGACCCCGACACGGCCGGCCACCGTCGCCGGGGGCCGTCGTACTTGGACCCGACGGCGTTGGCAAGTCCACCCTGGCCCGACTGGCCGGCGAACACTTCGTCCAGCGCAACCCGAGCACGCTCACGCGTTGGGTCACCGGCACCCCGACCGAGCGCGTGGTCCCGTTCGGTGCCTTCAGCCACTTGGTCGATATCGCCGACATCGGCAAACCGGCTGCACTATTGCGCGCCGCTCGGGCATCGCTGAGCCGGGACGCTCGGCAGGGCGATCTGCTGCTCATCGTCGACGATGCCCACCAACTCGACATCCTGTCCGCCACACTGGTTTATCAGCTGGCCCTGGCCGGTACGGCCCGGATGATCGTCACCGCCCAAGGCCCAGACTTTGGGGCCACACCTGAGGCTATCGCCGCGCTGTGGACCGACGGCCGACTGGCGCGCATTGACATCAAACCGCCCGGCGGGACGACCAAACAGTCCGAACCAGCTGATGTCGACGAGTTCATCGCCGAGCTCCCCGGTCCCGCGCGTGCCGTCCTGGACTATCTCGCCGTACAAGAGCCGTTGCCGCTCGCTGATCTCACGGTCCTGGCCGGCGAGGGCGCCGTCAACGATGCGCAGGATTGGGGTGCCGCGGAAACCCGGGTCCGTGGCGGACGGGCGAACGACCCCGTGGTGTACACAGCGCACCCGTTGTTTGCCGAACGTGCGCTGGCCGCCCTCGGCGACGCGGGGGCGCGGCGACGGCGCACCGAGCTGGTCGCCGTGCTGTCACAGCATTCGACCGACCACCTCAGCGACCGGCTGCGGCTGGCATCGTTGGCATTGGACAGCGACGCCCCACAACCGGTGGCCGAGGTCGCCGAGGCGGCCGAGCAGGCTCTGCGGCTCGGCGACCTGGTACTCGCGGAGCGGTTGGCCAGCTCGGCGCTGGAGCGCGCTGGCGGTCTGCCGGCGCGGCTGCCGCTGGCAAACGCATTGACCCGGCAGGGACGTGGCCGTGAAGCCGACGCACTGCTGGCCGTAGTCGACGCCGCCGCGCTATCCGAATCGGAGCTGATGTCCTGGACGCTGCTTCGGGCCGCCAATCAGTTCTTTATGCTCGGCGAACCGGAACGGGCCACCGCTTTCCTGCGGACCGTCCGCAACCGAATCACCGATCCGGGTCCGCGCCTCACCCTGGACGCGTTGGGCGCGACCTTCGCGATGAACGCGGGCAACGTCGCGAGCGCCGTCGACATCGCGCACCAGGTGCTGACGTCACCATCGGCCGGCGACTTAGCAGTGGCCTGGGCGGCGAGCGCGGCGGCGCTGTGTTCGGCCCGACAGGGCCGTTTCGAAGACGTCGAGCCGAGCGCGCAGCGTGCGCTCGACGCCGAGCATCCCGGCTTGCTGCGCTTCACGACCGGGCTAGCCCAAACCGCGACCCTTGTGATGGCGGGTCGGCTCGATGAGGCTGCCGAACTCGCTCATCAGTTCACCGA
It includes:
- a CDS encoding glucosyl-3-phosphoglycerate synthase, whose amino-acid sequence is MTASELVTGDLAADGVLAALPGDTWFSDRSRNRPGWTIDELVAAKAGRTVSVVLPALNEEETVESVIGSITPLVRDRGGLVDELIVLDSGSTDDTEIRAIAAGARVVSREQALPEVPVRPGKGEALWRSLAATSGDIVVFVDSDLIDPHPMFVPWLVGPLLTDDDIHLVKSFYRRPLHANEVGGGADATGGGRVTELVARPLLAALRPQLGSVLQPLGGEYAATRELLTSLPFAPGYGVEIGLLVDTFDRLGLDGIAQVNLGVRAHRNRPLAELGAMSRQVIATLFARCGVPDSGAGLTQFFAVGPDGDGYAQHTWPVSLVDRPPMKVLRPR
- the folP gene encoding dihydropteroate synthase; its protein translation is MAIVNRTPDSFYDKGATFSDQAAQAAVDRAVAEGADVIDVGGVKAGPGDRVDTAAEIARVVPFIEWVRGAYPDQLISVDTWRSEVAKVACATGADLINDSWGGIDPDLPHIAAEFGAGLVCSHTGGALPRTRPYRVSYGTTTRGVVDDVIQQVTGAAERAVAAGVARDRVLIDPAHDFGKNTFHGLALLRHVADLVRTGWPVLMALSNKDFVGETLGVDLTERLEGTLAATALAAAAGVRMFRVHQVAASRRVLEMVASIQGTRPPTRTVRGLA
- a CDS encoding TIGR00730 family Rossman fold protein, producing MPAEGDSARNRTVAVYCAAAPTHPELLELAAEVGTAIAAHGWNLVWGGGHVSAMGAVASAARARGGWTIGVIPKMLVYRELADHDADELIVTDTMWERKRIMEDRSDAFIALPGGIGTLDELLDVWTEGYLGVHDKPIVVLDPWGHFDGLRTWLLGLLDTGYVSHAALERLVIVDNVGDALRACTPAGAP
- the fadD6 gene encoding long-chain-acyl-CoA synthetase FadD6 — its product is MSDHGGGARATVKLTDIVAGLPGLLADMPAIVRGAKTGMLARPNSKASIGTVFGDRAARYGDRVFVRFGDQRLTYREANATANQYAAVLAARGVGPGDVVGIMLRNSPNAILTMLATVKCGAVAGMLNYHQRGEVLAHSLGLLDAKVLIAESDLVSAVSECGGSGADTLTIEDLEQNAATAPTVNPASASAVRAGSTAFYIFTSGTTGFPKASVMTHHRWLRALAVFGGLGLRLKGTDTLYSCLPLYHNNALTVALSSVINSGATLALGKSFSASRFWDEVIASRATAFIYIGELCRYLLNQDPKPTDRAHQVRVIAGNGLRPEIWTEFTTRFGIARVCEFYASSEGNSAFINIFNVPRTTGISPMPLAYVEYDPDTGAPLRDESGRVRRVPAGEPGLLLSPVNRLQPFDGYTDSSASEKKLVRNAFRDGDCWFNSGDVMSPQGKGHAAFVDRLGDTFRWKGENVATTQVEAALSADDAVEECTVYGVEVPRTGGRAGMAAVKLRDGAEFDGRSLARAVYGELPSYALPLFVRVVDSLAHTSTFKSRKVELRNQAYGADVVDPVYVLAGRDEGYVPWYAEYAEDVASGKRPQG
- a CDS encoding GTPase domain-containing protein, whose protein sequence is MPIRWNVPQHAAALEQLDVSLVSPAPTERAESQGWLPHAGGPRHGRPPSPGAVVLGPDGVGKSTLARLAGEHFVQRNPSTLTRWVTGTPTERVVPFGAFSHLVDIADIGKPAALLRAARASLSRDARQGDLLLIVDDAHQLDILSATLVYQLALAGTARMIVTAQGPDFGATPEAIAALWTDGRLARIDIKPPGGTTKQSEPADVDEFIAELPGPARAVLDYLAVQEPLPLADLTVLAGEGAVNDAQDWGAAETRVRGGRANDPVVYTAHPLFAERALAALGDAGARRRRTELVAVLSQHSTDHLSDRLRLASLALDSDAPQPVAEVAEAAEQALRLGDLVLAERLASSALERAGGLPARLPLANALTRQGRGREADALLAVVDAAALSESELMSWTLLRAANQFFMLGEPERATAFLRTVRNRITDPGPRLTLDALGATFAMNAGNVASAVDIAHQVLTSPSAGDLAVAWAASAAALCSARQGRFEDVEPSAQRALDAEHPGLLRFTTGLAQTATLVMAGRLDEAAELAHQFTDFAELQQPGRAIGEVLLAHVLIAKGEFGQAAALLGPAAATLERSGYSWGPLSLILLATALAQQGDIAGAGIALSRAESRHGTKSALFTPELGLARAWRLASVRDSHGAVAAARNAARMAERGGQSAVAIRAWYEAVRLGDIRAADPLQRLCGEIDCAVGRIALAHARALADGDDEALRKASNDLAAIGMRAAAADASAQAERCSGRPHPDGR